In [Phormidium] sp. ETS-05, the genomic window TGGCGGCACTTAGATTCGTGCCGCTGAGATTGGCAATACTCAGGTCCGCTCCACTTAAATTGATGCCGCTGAGATTGACTTGACTGAGGTTAACCTCACTGAGCTTAATCCCGGCAAAGTCTCGCACTCCAGCAGCATATCTCTTGATAATTTCTTGGGGTTCCATCCGGGCACCCTGAACAATCCCCCAGCAGTGACGCTGAGGACTACATTTTGATTCGGCTATGCCCCCAGGGTTAAACTTGGGGGCTTCTTGTGGGTGAGCCGCGATCGGTGATGGGATGCGCCAGCGCCCCTCAGAAATTCTGTAGGGGCGTTTCCTGTGGGCGATCGCCGAAACGGCTAGGGCGCCCCAGTCTGGGTATATCGCACATCGTCGCACCGCACAGCGGCTGACCAATGGACTCCCCCAGGGCTTAAGCTGGGGTATCCCTTACTTCTGGCTGAAAATGCACCAACACCATACAACTAGCGGGACGGCGGGAGGGGGAACCAGGGGTGCTTTCTGTGCAGGGGTGCAGGGGATAATTGATAATTGATAATTGATAATTGTCAATTGTCAATTGTCAATTGTCAATTATCTCCCTTGCCCCCTTGCCCCCTTGCCCCCGTCCCCCCATCTCCCCCTCTCCCCGTCACCTCATCACTCACTGCCGTTTTGACCACAGGGTTCCCGCTGTTGTCGAGTCGGGGTAATTGATGAATTTCCCCGGTTGGGCAGTCCTAAAAATTTAGGAAATAATTCCCCAATACTTGCTGTCCCTGGTTTTTAGCTGATGTTGCCTGCTCCACCCAATCTGGAAAACTGGCCAGCGGGGGGGCGCTGGATGTAAACTCCCTATGAACTATGGAGATGTTGTAATCGCAGATGAATATTGGGATTGTAGGGTTGGGGCTGATTGGCGGTTCATTGGGGTTGGATTTACGACGTTTGGGACATCGGGTGTTGGGGGTCTCTCGCCGCCAGCAAACTTGTTTGGTGGCTAAAGAGCGGGGCGCTGTTGATGATGCCAGCATCGATATGACCCTGATGGCTTTGGCAGAGGTGGTGTTTGTTTGCACGCCTGTGGAGGCGATCGCCCCGACAGTGGTGGAGCTAGCAGCCCTCGTTTCCCCTAACGCCATCATAACCGATGTGGGGTCTGTAAAAATGCCGGTGGTGGATGCGGTTGCCCACCTATGGACCAACTTCGTGCCGGGGCACCCGATGGCGGGGACCGCCGAGGCGGGAATTGAGGCGGCGATTCCGGATCTATTCGTCCGCCGTCCTTATGTGCTGACCCCACCCCACCACCCCACCGGAGGCGGTGACAGTAGTAGCCGAGTTGGCTCGCTCTCTCCAAGCTGATATCTACTACAGCAGTCCTCTGATGCACGATCGGGCGGTCGCCTGGATTTCCCATTTGCCTGTGTTAGTTAGTGCCAGTTTGCTTGCCGCTGTCACTAGCGAAGCGGACCTGGAAGTGCTAGCCTTGGCGAAACAGCTAGCTAGCAGCGGTTTCCGCGATACTTCCCGGGTTGGCGGCGGCAATCCAGAATTAGGTTTAATGATGGCTAAATACAACCGCTCCCAATTACTCGGAACTCTCCAGGCTTACCGCCGCCAAGTCGATCGGGCGATTTCTTGGCTAGAAACAGAAGACTGGAACGCCCTAGAGCAGCACCTTCAGCAAACCCACCAGGCTCGCCCTGAGTTTCTCTCCCCCCCACCCCAAAGCTAATCAACCCGCACGCTCAGGTTTCCCCCAAATCTCCAACTGGAGTTAAAATTAACTATAGTAAGAGCTAATCTATCTGAAAATCCGTTTTGACTGCCTCTCTTGCAAGGCTTTCCAGTAAACCGGGCAACCCCCGGCATCTTACCGGGAGCCACCGGATTACCCAGACCGTGATGTTTGCCTCCCGCCGTGCCCTCTGTTGTGTATTCTCTGTGCCTGAAGTGGTTCACGATCGCCACGGAGACACAAAGCCGAATCAACCCAAGACCCAATTGATCTCATTACCAGCTCAGGAGAAGCCACCTATGCTACACCGCAAGATTTATCAACTCTGCTGCGATGGTCGTGAGGTCTGCATTTTCTTGCGGGATCAGCAGCGTTGGATTGACCGGGCTAAGATCCTTGATATCGAAGGAGACTTAGTGACTATCCGCTACGAAACCGATGAGGACGACGAAATCGCTTCTTGGGAAGAGATGGTTCGTCTGGAAAGCATCGGCTCTATTAGCCAAAAACTGGCTTCTATCTCTAAGGGTAATTTTGACCCCCCGATCGCCGATGACTGTCCCGAAGCCGAACAAATTCCCAAGCACTCTCCCGAATCTGAACCTTAGAGGGACGGCAAAACTCATTCCCCATTCACCGGTGTAGGTTGGGTTAAGCTACCCTCAACCCAACCCGCCCTCACCTAAAATCTTTTCTTTCACATGAAATCATCATTTTTTATCTATGGCATATGTGAATAAATAATGTATGACTTAATACAGCAGCTTGCTCGTCTATCGCCGAATCCAGCCCTCACCCCAAACCCCACACCGGCGGTGGGGAGAGGGGCTTTAAAGCCCTCACCCCAAACCCCACACCGGCGGTGGGGAGAGGGGCTTTGATAGTACCAGTCAGTTATGCAAAGTGCTGTAAATTCATGGGTTTGGTTCCTTTGGTCAACCAAATCTAAATCAAATTTGCTCACATGAGTAAGAGAAAAAATAGCGGGCAGTCATGCCCGCCTTTTGATTTGTTACCGGTTGTTGGCCGATGTTTTGCCGTCAGCCTTTCTTCCCTGGGGGTTGACGGCGTTGGGGTCTGGAATTATGGGGTGGCAAACCACAAGCCTTGTTCCGTTTGGAGTCGGTCGCTGACTTCTGATAAAGCGGCATAGGGTTGCCCGCCGCCATCATCGTCTTCGGATTCAAAAACGGGGGAGCCCTCACCGGTGACGCTGAAGGCAATCAGACTTTTCAGAACTTCGGCAGCATTGCTGGCATTTTGCTGGCTGAGGGTAAATAGCAGGTTATCGGGTTGACAACCGGAGGCTCGATCACTCACCAAGCACACCACCATCTGATTGTTCACGGTGCCGATCGTGAATAGCAAATTATCCATATTGCCTCCATTGTCACTTACCAGCTTATTCAAGCGGTCTGTGACAATTTGGCACCGCCTTTCTGGGGTCAATTCCGCTCCCAGGTTCGTCCGGGTCCACATAATCATCGGTTGTGGGATGGCGCTGCTGCCTTTTTCGGCAACGGTGGCGTAACCATTACTCATCTGGACGCAGCTAAATTTCGCCCCCTGAGAGTTCCCCGTTACTGGGGGAGGCGGTGGCTCTACTGCGGCGGTCTGCATCCCACCGCCACCGTTGACGAGCAAACTATCTTGTTGTCCGTTACCGCGAAATGTGTTGTTTGCCATTCCCGGCATGGCTCGATCGAGGGCAACCACCCCATAATCGCGATTATTTTCGATCGTGTTACCCTGTACCATCGGGCGGGCACTGTTGGTGATGACAATCCCACTACGGTTGCCACGAATTTGGTTATTTGTCACCGCCGTTGTGGCTTTCCCCCCTACTGCCACCCCAAAACCGGTTTGTTCAAATAAATTGTTGCGGATTTCTCCGGCTGCTTCTCCTGCCACCGATACACCATTAGCGGCGTTATTGATAAATTTATTGCTTTCAATCGTCGCCGCTGCCTTCCCAGCCACGAAAATCCCTTCGCGGTTATTGTTAACCAAGGTGCTGTTACTGATGGTAGCTTTCACATCTTCCACCCAAATCCCAGTACCTCGGGTGTTGGAGTTGGTGACGGTAACGCCGCTAATTTTACTGTTGGCACCGAGGACGATCGTCACATTTTGGCGGGCAAAAGTGCGGCTGACATACTGGCCGCCACCGGTGATGACTACCCCCGCTCCTTGCTGAGTATCATTGCCTTTAAGAGTAACTCCTTCTTTTAGTTGCAGAGGAAATGTTTCCCCTGCACCATAAGTGCCGGGAGCTAGATTAATTACTGTCCCCGGTCCAGCTTGCTGTAAGGCCGCCGTAATTGTGCGTAAATTGCCACTTTGGGGGTCAACTTGCAGCACTGTTTGCTGGGCAATAGTGATGCTCCTATTGGTTAAACCTTGGGCTCTGCTGGCTGCTTGAGTCTGTGGGGTTTTCTCTCCCATTGCCCCTACCGCTACTGGTATGATGGCTGGTGCCACTAAAGCTACTGTAGCCCCTAGGGCTAAACTCCTAAGTAAAACTTTTTGGCGAGATTTTAACTGCATATTTGTCCTCCTTGTAGTCTATGTCTCAGCTCGATTAGGTCCCTGAGACATCAACTATTCTGCAATTGGTTGTTACTGTTCTTGAACCAAACTTTTTTCGTTCGGTGGAGCAATCTGATTGACTTCTGGGTTACGCGGTCATAATTCCCGAAAAACTCTGCTGGTGAGTGATGCTTTGATTTGTCACCAGATTTAATATCTATTATACCTATATTCAGCTTGTATGGCACAGGAAAGCCTAGCTATTTG contains:
- a CDS encoding DUF1565 domain-containing protein, whose amino-acid sequence is MQLKSRQKVLLRSLALGATVALVAPAIIPVAVGAMGEKTPQTQAASRAQGLTNRSITIAQQTVLQVDPQSGNLRTITAALQQAGPGTVINLAPGTYGAGETFPLQLKEGVTLKGNDTQQGAGVVITGGGQYVSRTFARQNVTIVLGANSKISGVTVTNSNTRGTGIWVEDVKATISNSTLVNNNREGIFVAGKAAATIESNKFINNAANGVSVAGEAAGEIRNNLFEQTGFGVAVGGKATTAVTNNQIRGNRSGIVITNSARPMVQGNTIENNRDYGVVALDRAMPGMANNTFRGNGQQDSLLVNGGGGMQTAAVEPPPPPVTGNSQGAKFSCVQMSNGYATVAEKGSSAIPQPMIMWTRTNLGAELTPERRCQIVTDRLNKLVSDNGGNMDNLLFTIGTVNNQMVVCLVSDRASGCQPDNLLFTLSQQNASNAAEVLKSLIAFSVTGEGSPVFESEDDDGGGQPYAALSEVSDRLQTEQGLWFATP
- a CDS encoding DUF6679 family protein — its product is MLHRKIYQLCCDGREVCIFLRDQQRWIDRAKILDIEGDLVTIRYETDEDDEIASWEEMVRLESIGSISQKLASISKGNFDPPIADDCPEAEQIPKHSPESEP